A single region of the Streptomyces vilmorinianum genome encodes:
- a CDS encoding proline dehydrogenase family protein, whose amino-acid sequence MLGPVILAASRSDKMRRLVSAAPGTKQVVERFIAGETVEDVIPIVKDITGRGLEVTLDVVGEDITTVEQSYAARDAYLELIGRLKELGLGERAEMSVKLSMFGQALEGGHELALANVRPVVAAAAEIGTTVTLDAEDHTTLDSMFAIHEELRKDFPQTGCVIQAYLFRTEDDARRLAANGSRVRIVKGAYKEPASVAIQDKPEIDKAYVRIMKILMEGEGYPMIGSHDPRLISIGQELARRAGRKLDEYEFQMLYGIRSEEQNRLAAEGHRMRVYTAYGTDWYGYFMRRLAEKPANLLFFARSILTKG is encoded by the coding sequence GTGCTGGGTCCTGTGATCCTCGCCGCATCGCGCAGCGACAAGATGCGCCGTCTCGTGTCGGCCGCCCCCGGGACCAAGCAGGTCGTCGAACGGTTCATCGCCGGTGAGACGGTCGAGGACGTCATCCCGATCGTCAAGGACATCACCGGCCGCGGCCTGGAGGTCACCCTCGACGTCGTCGGCGAGGACATCACCACCGTCGAGCAGTCGTACGCCGCCCGGGACGCCTACCTGGAGCTCATCGGCCGCCTCAAGGAGCTGGGCCTCGGCGAGCGCGCCGAGATGTCCGTGAAGCTGTCCATGTTCGGCCAAGCGCTGGAAGGCGGACACGAGCTCGCCCTCGCCAACGTCCGCCCGGTCGTCGCGGCCGCCGCCGAGATCGGCACCACGGTCACCCTGGACGCCGAGGACCACACCACCCTCGACTCGATGTTCGCGATCCACGAGGAGCTGCGGAAGGACTTCCCGCAGACCGGCTGCGTCATCCAGGCGTACCTCTTCCGCACCGAGGACGACGCCCGCCGCCTCGCCGCCAACGGCTCCCGCGTCCGGATCGTGAAGGGCGCCTACAAGGAGCCCGCCTCCGTCGCCATCCAGGACAAGCCCGAGATCGACAAGGCGTACGTCCGGATCATGAAGATCCTCATGGAGGGCGAGGGCTACCCGATGATCGGGTCCCACGACCCGCGCCTGATCTCCATCGGCCAGGAGCTCGCCCGCCGTGCGGGGCGCAAGCTGGACGAGTACGAGTTCCAGATGCTGTACGGCATCCGCAGCGAGGAGCAGAACCGGCTGGCCGCCGAGGGGCACCGCATGCGCGTGTACACCGCCTACGGCACCGACTGGTACGGCTACTTCATGCGGCGCCTCGCGGAGAAGCCGGCCAACCTCCTCTTCTTCGCCCGCTCCATCCTCACCAAGGGCTGA
- a CDS encoding alpha/beta fold hydrolase: protein MQQVHHRTTTVRGHEIFYREAGPADAPVLLLLHGFPTSSHMFRDLIPLLADLPHSPSGGTPIRLIAPDHLGFGRSDAPSAADFDYTFAELAALTVEFTEALGIDRFALYIQDYGAPIGLRLALAHPERVTAIVTQNGNAYEEGLGADAWAPVLALIADRTPETEEPVRAIRSLDGIKWQYETGVPAAYRDLLSPDAWHHDAALMTRDGQDGIQLDLIADYGSNFALYPAFQEYFRTSQVPLLAVWGEGDEVFVPAGAEAFRRDLPDAEIHLLPTGHFALETHAPRIASLIGDFLARNVRA, encoded by the coding sequence GTCCACCACCGCACCACCACCGTCCGGGGGCACGAGATCTTCTACCGCGAGGCCGGCCCCGCCGACGCCCCCGTCCTGCTTCTGCTGCACGGCTTCCCCACCAGCTCGCACATGTTCCGCGACCTGATCCCGCTGCTGGCCGACCTCCCCCACTCTCCGAGCGGGGGTACCCCCATCCGGCTGATCGCCCCCGACCACCTCGGCTTCGGCCGCAGCGACGCACCCTCGGCCGCGGACTTCGACTACACCTTCGCCGAACTGGCCGCCCTCACCGTCGAGTTCACCGAAGCCCTGGGCATCGACCGTTTCGCCCTGTACATCCAGGACTACGGCGCCCCCATCGGCCTCCGCCTGGCCCTCGCCCACCCCGAGCGCGTCACGGCGATCGTCACCCAGAACGGCAACGCGTACGAGGAGGGCCTCGGCGCCGACGCCTGGGCCCCGGTCCTCGCGCTGATCGCCGACCGCACACCCGAGACCGAGGAACCCGTCCGCGCGATCCGCTCCCTCGACGGCATCAAGTGGCAGTACGAGACGGGCGTCCCCGCCGCGTACCGGGACCTGCTCAGCCCCGACGCCTGGCACCACGACGCCGCCCTGATGACCCGGGACGGCCAGGACGGCATCCAGCTCGACCTGATCGCCGACTACGGCTCCAACTTCGCGCTCTACCCCGCCTTCCAGGAGTACTTCCGTACCTCCCAGGTCCCCCTCCTCGCGGTCTGGGGCGAGGGCGACGAGGTCTTCGTCCCGGCCGGCGCGGAAGCCTTCCGCCGCGACCTCCCGGACGCCGAGATCCACCTGCTCCCGACCGGCCACTTCGCCCTGGAGACGCACGCGCCGCGGATCGCCTCGCTCATCGGGGACTTCCTCGCACGGAACGTCCGGGCATGA
- the pruA gene encoding L-glutamate gamma-semialdehyde dehydrogenase, whose amino-acid sequence MDAVTQVPAPVNEPVHSYAPGSPERARLEAKLKELAENPRELPMTIGGVKRMGGGERVDVVQPHNHKAVIGTFAGATQQDAQDAIDAALAAAPAWRAMSFDDRAAIILRAAELLAGPWRETLAASTMLGQSKTAQQAEIDTPCELVDFWRFNVAYARQILAEQPPANSPGVWNRLDHRPLEGFVYAITPFNFTAIAGNLPTAPALMGNVVIWKPSPTQTHSAVLLMELLEEAGLPKGVINLVTGDGIAVSEVALNHPDLAGIHFTGSTKTFQHLWKTVGTNIETYRSYPRIVGETGGKDFVVAHPSADRAVLKTALTRGSFEFQGQKCSASSRAYVPASIWNSGFKEEFAAEVDGIKMGDVTDLSNFIGAVIDDRSFAKNKAAIDRAKADETCTIVAGGTYDDSEGWFVRPTVIECTDPENEVFTTEYFGPILAVHVYEDDKYEEMLAQMESVSAYALTGSIIAGDRAAAADAMEKLRYAAGNFYINDKSTGAVVGQQPFGGGRASGTNDKAGAPQNLMRWTLTRAIKETLVPPTEYGYPHMG is encoded by the coding sequence ATGGACGCTGTGACCCAGGTCCCCGCTCCGGTCAACGAGCCGGTGCACAGCTACGCCCCCGGTTCCCCCGAGCGCGCCCGGCTGGAGGCCAAGCTCAAGGAGCTGGCCGAGAACCCGCGCGAGCTGCCGATGACCATCGGCGGCGTCAAGCGCATGGGCGGCGGCGAGCGCGTCGACGTCGTGCAGCCGCACAACCACAAGGCCGTCATCGGCACCTTCGCCGGCGCCACCCAGCAGGACGCCCAGGACGCCATCGACGCCGCCCTGGCCGCCGCCCCGGCCTGGCGCGCGATGTCCTTCGACGACCGCGCCGCGATCATCCTGCGCGCCGCCGAGCTGCTCGCCGGCCCCTGGCGCGAGACGCTGGCCGCCTCCACGATGCTCGGCCAGTCCAAGACCGCCCAGCAGGCCGAGATCGACACCCCGTGCGAGCTCGTCGACTTCTGGCGCTTCAACGTGGCGTACGCCCGCCAGATCCTCGCCGAGCAGCCGCCGGCGAACTCCCCGGGCGTGTGGAACCGACTGGACCACCGCCCGCTGGAGGGCTTCGTCTACGCGATCACGCCGTTCAACTTCACCGCCATCGCGGGCAACCTGCCCACCGCCCCCGCCCTCATGGGCAACGTGGTGATCTGGAAGCCGTCCCCGACCCAGACCCACTCCGCCGTGCTCCTCATGGAGCTCCTGGAGGAGGCCGGTCTGCCCAAGGGCGTCATCAACCTGGTGACGGGCGACGGCATCGCCGTCTCCGAGGTGGCCCTGAACCACCCCGACCTGGCCGGCATCCACTTCACCGGCTCGACCAAGACCTTCCAGCACCTGTGGAAGACGGTCGGCACCAACATCGAGACGTACCGCTCCTACCCGCGGATCGTCGGCGAGACGGGCGGCAAGGACTTCGTCGTCGCCCACCCGAGCGCCGACCGCGCCGTCCTGAAGACCGCGCTGACCCGCGGCTCCTTCGAGTTCCAGGGCCAGAAGTGCTCCGCGTCCTCGCGCGCGTACGTCCCGGCCTCCATCTGGAACTCGGGCTTCAAGGAGGAGTTCGCGGCCGAGGTCGACGGCATCAAGATGGGTGACGTCACCGACCTGTCGAACTTCATCGGCGCCGTGATCGACGACCGTTCCTTCGCCAAGAACAAGGCCGCGATCGACCGCGCGAAGGCCGACGAGACCTGCACGATCGTCGCCGGCGGCACGTACGACGACTCCGAGGGCTGGTTCGTCCGCCCGACCGTCATCGAGTGCACCGACCCGGAGAACGAGGTCTTCACGACCGAGTACTTCGGCCCGATCCTCGCCGTCCACGTCTACGAGGACGACAAGTACGAGGAGATGCTGGCGCAGATGGAGTCGGTGTCGGCGTACGCGCTGACCGGCTCGATCATCGCCGGTGACCGCGCCGCCGCGGCCGACGCGATGGAGAAGCTCCGCTACGCCGCGGGCAACTTCTACATCAACGACAAGTCGACCGGTGCCGTCGTCGGCCAGCAGCCCTTCGGCGGTGGCCGCGCCTCCGGTACGAACGACAAGGCCGGCGCCCCGCAGAACCTGATGCGCTGGACGCTGACCCGCGCCATCAAGGAGACGCTGGTCCCGCCGACCGAGTACGGCTACCCCCACATGGGCTGA